From a region of the Nonlabens sp. Hel1_33_55 genome:
- a CDS encoding phytoene desaturase family protein has product MSKKTAVIGSGFSSLAAASYLAASGHEVTIYEKNDTVGGRARRLEKDGFTFDIGPSWYWMPDIFERFFADFGKKPSDYYHLDKLNPAYSVYFENDRIQIGDNLDKIKTTFESIESGSAAKLQEFMDKSSENYDIAIKNLVYRPGESPLELVTPQTIKKLGAFIGNVSKDVRKKFKDPKLVSILEFPVLFLGATPGNTPSFYNFMNYADFGLGTWHPKGGMYEVILGMKKLAQELGVVIKTNSPVSEILVNDDDRAEGISLSGEIHLYDNVLSGADYHHTETLLPEKQRQYSESYWERKTFAPSSLIFYVGFDKKLKNVDHHNLFFDTDFTKHANEIYEDPKWPEDPLFYANFTSITDSSTAPEGCENGFFLIPLAPGLDDTPELRETYFKKIMDRFEKLTDQSVMDHILFKESFCVNDFKEAYNSYKGNAYGMANTLLQTAFLRPNLRSRKVKSLYFTGQLTVPGPGVPPSLISGKLAAQLINKYINR; this is encoded by the coding sequence ATGAGTAAAAAGACAGCCGTAATAGGTTCAGGATTCTCTTCACTTGCTGCTGCATCCTATCTAGCAGCCTCTGGTCACGAGGTCACGATTTATGAAAAAAACGATACCGTTGGTGGTCGTGCTCGCAGGCTTGAAAAAGATGGATTCACCTTTGATATAGGACCATCATGGTACTGGATGCCTGACATATTTGAACGATTCTTTGCTGACTTTGGTAAAAAGCCATCTGATTATTACCATCTAGACAAACTTAATCCAGCCTATTCTGTTTACTTTGAAAATGATCGCATTCAAATAGGTGACAATCTGGACAAAATCAAAACGACTTTTGAGTCTATTGAATCTGGCAGCGCTGCAAAGCTTCAAGAATTTATGGACAAGTCCAGCGAGAACTATGATATCGCAATTAAAAATCTTGTTTACAGACCAGGCGAGTCACCGCTCGAGTTGGTAACGCCGCAAACAATTAAGAAATTGGGAGCTTTTATAGGAAACGTATCTAAGGACGTTCGCAAAAAATTTAAAGACCCTAAATTGGTTTCAATCCTTGAATTCCCAGTTTTATTTTTGGGCGCTACTCCAGGAAATACTCCTAGCTTCTATAATTTCATGAATTATGCAGACTTTGGTTTAGGTACTTGGCACCCTAAAGGTGGAATGTATGAGGTCATTCTGGGCATGAAGAAATTGGCTCAAGAACTAGGTGTAGTGATAAAAACGAACTCACCGGTCTCTGAGATTTTAGTCAATGATGATGATCGTGCAGAAGGTATTTCACTCAGTGGCGAGATTCATCTATACGATAACGTACTATCAGGTGCAGATTACCATCATACGGAAACCTTACTTCCAGAAAAACAGAGACAATATTCAGAAAGCTACTGGGAAAGAAAAACATTTGCTCCCAGCTCTTTGATTTTTTACGTAGGATTTGATAAAAAATTAAAAAATGTGGATCACCACAATTTGTTCTTTGATACAGATTTTACCAAACACGCAAACGAAATTTACGAAGATCCCAAATGGCCTGAGGATCCATTATTCTATGCAAATTTCACATCAATTACAGATTCCAGTACCGCGCCAGAGGGTTGTGAAAATGGATTTTTCCTAATCCCATTAGCTCCAGGACTTGACGATACTCCAGAATTAAGAGAGACATATTTCAAAAAAATAATGGATAGGTTTGAGAAACTAACCGACCAAAGCGTGATGGATCATATTCTTTTCAAAGAATCTTTTTGTGTCAATGATTTTAAGGAAGCTTACAATAGTTATAAGGGTAATGCCTACGGGATGGCAAATACCTTATTGCAAACTGCATTTCTTAGACCCAATTTAAGAAGTAGAAAGGTAAAAAGTCTTTACTTTACAGGTCAGCTTACTGTTCCTGGTCCTGGCGTACCGCCTTCATTGATTTCTGGTAAATTAGCTGCCCAATTGATAAACAAATACATCAATCGATGA
- a CDS encoding MerR family transcriptional regulator, translated as MIKSSFSIKDLENLSGIKAHTIRIWEKRYHLLEPDRSETNIRFYDLHALQKILNVSYLKNSGMKISAIAALTTEDIEQKVRDLAQSEQKHNHQLQELKLAMINFDESLFEKVYETELSLKSFEKIFYDLLVPFLEELGNLWQSNTINIAHEHFISNLIRQKLLIQMQLVKKKKNEDADKSYILFLPENEMHDLGLLFLNYKLLIAGFHTIFLGASMDLNTLPFFQRNGSNPTFVTFTTVQPSSKSLPKFLKKFNSKLNNAPLVLLGRRTGDLDGNLLTPNQKIFNSIDSAMEYFEQQQPKIV; from the coding sequence TTGATCAAAAGTAGCTTTTCCATAAAAGATTTAGAAAACCTAAGTGGTATAAAGGCACACACCATTCGTATTTGGGAAAAAAGATATCATCTACTTGAACCAGATCGCAGTGAAACCAATATTAGGTTTTATGACCTTCATGCTCTTCAAAAGATTCTGAATGTGAGTTATCTCAAAAATTCAGGGATGAAAATAAGTGCCATTGCTGCGTTAACCACAGAAGATATTGAGCAGAAAGTGAGAGACCTAGCTCAATCTGAACAAAAGCATAATCACCAACTTCAGGAATTGAAGTTAGCTATGATAAATTTTGATGAGAGCCTTTTTGAAAAAGTCTATGAAACTGAACTATCTCTCAAGAGTTTTGAAAAGATTTTTTATGATCTATTGGTGCCTTTTTTGGAAGAACTAGGCAACCTATGGCAATCAAACACCATAAATATAGCGCACGAGCACTTCATCAGTAATTTGATAAGACAAAAGCTGTTGATTCAAATGCAGCTTGTTAAGAAGAAAAAGAATGAGGATGCTGATAAATCGTACATACTTTTCTTACCCGAAAACGAAATGCATGATCTCGGGTTGCTATTCCTTAATTATAAATTGTTGATAGCAGGCTTTCATACCATCTTTCTAGGTGCAAGTATGGATTTGAACACACTGCCATTTTTCCAGCGTAATGGTAGCAACCCAACGTTTGTTACTTTTACTACGGTACAACCTAGTTCTAAGAGCCTGCCTAAATTCCTTAAAAAATTTAATTCCAAACTCAATAATGCTCCACTGGTGTTATTGGGTAGAAGAACCGGCGACTTAGATGGAAACCTCTTAACTCCCAATCAAAAGATATTCAATAGTATTGATAGTGCCATGGAATATTTTGAGCAACAACAACCAAAAATAGTATGA
- a CDS encoding phytoene/squalene synthase family protein: MKSIFDEVSRQCSQAVTNNYSTSFSLASKMLGPSIRQDIHNIYGFVRFADEIVDTFHDYDKRSLLDRFENDLRLAIEEKISLNPILNSFQETVNKYNITPDMYGAFIHSMRLDLDKSVYLTDEEYRNYIYGSADVVGLMSLKVFVKGDQQKYDDLKEDAMRLGSAFQKVNFLRDLKADLDVLERSYFPNTDLHDLKEVDKERLIEEIKADFDAGLNGIQRLPVEAKLGVYTAYIYYRRLLTRLERTPSAEIRNTRIRVPNYEKIGLLAKGYVSYRLNLI, from the coding sequence ATGAAAAGTATTTTTGACGAAGTCTCCAGGCAATGTAGTCAGGCTGTAACTAATAATTACAGTACTTCATTCTCGCTTGCCAGTAAAATGTTGGGACCATCCATTCGCCAAGACATCCATAACATCTATGGCTTTGTGCGCTTTGCAGATGAAATTGTGGATACCTTCCATGATTATGATAAACGCAGTTTATTAGATCGATTTGAAAATGATTTGAGATTAGCTATTGAAGAAAAAATAAGTCTCAATCCTATTCTCAACTCCTTTCAAGAAACCGTCAATAAATACAATATCACTCCAGATATGTATGGTGCTTTTATACACAGCATGCGTTTGGACCTCGATAAATCAGTATATCTGACAGATGAGGAATACAGAAATTACATTTATGGTAGTGCAGATGTTGTAGGGCTAATGTCGTTGAAGGTATTCGTAAAAGGAGATCAACAAAAGTATGATGACCTCAAAGAAGACGCCATGCGATTAGGTAGTGCCTTCCAGAAAGTAAACTTTTTGAGAGATCTTAAGGCAGATTTAGATGTACTGGAACGCAGCTATTTTCCTAACACAGATCTTCATGATCTTAAGGAAGTTGATAAAGAAAGACTTATAGAAGAAATAAAAGCAGATTTTGATGCTGGCCTCAATGGAATACAGCGTTTACCTGTAGAGGCAAAATTAGGTGTTTATACTGCCTATATTTATTATAGAAGACTTTTGACAAGACTGGAGCGCACACCATCTGCAGAAATTAGAAACACAAGAATAAGAGTCCCCAACTACGAGAAAATCGGGTTACTCGCTAAAGGTTACGTTAGTTACCGTCTCAACCTCATATAA
- a CDS encoding sterol desaturase family protein, whose amino-acid sequence MQVFFWIAIFLITFLIMEFMAWFIHKYVMHGFLWNLHEDHHHKTHDSWFEKNDWFFVFFASVSITFKLLHSFLDLWWALPISAGIFAYGVAYFVVHDIFIHQRFKWLRKASNIYAQGVRRAHKIHHKHLGKEKGENFGMLIVPLKYFK is encoded by the coding sequence ATGCAAGTATTTTTCTGGATCGCGATCTTTCTGATTACATTCTTAATCATGGAATTCATGGCATGGTTCATACACAAATATGTCATGCATGGATTTCTGTGGAATCTACATGAAGACCACCATCATAAAACTCATGATAGCTGGTTTGAAAAGAACGATTGGTTCTTTGTTTTTTTTGCAAGCGTGAGTATCACTTTCAAATTATTACATAGCTTTTTAGACCTGTGGTGGGCTTTGCCTATAAGTGCAGGAATCTTTGCTTATGGAGTTGCTTATTTTGTAGTTCATGACATTTTTATCCATCAGCGATTCAAATGGTTGCGCAAGGCTAGTAATATTTATGCGCAAGGCGTGCGTCGTGCCCACAAAATTCATCACAAACATTTAGGAAAGGAAAAAGGCGAGAACTTTGGGATGCTTATTGTTCCATTGAAATACTTCAAATAA
- a CDS encoding shikimate kinase, translating to MKIEEKSQANYILLGYMGSGKSTVGQVLASLTSLPFVDLDLYIEEQEGMSISKIIDQKGVIYFRKQEFKHLESVLKRKESIVLSLGGGTPCYHNNMALINEKEQSVSVYLRANVPFLTERLFPEKSHRPLIAGTVNKDDLAEFIGKHLLERSAFYSQADRAVEIENKTPQAIALEILDLT from the coding sequence TTGAAAATTGAGGAAAAATCACAAGCCAACTATATTCTGCTGGGCTATATGGGGTCTGGTAAAAGTACTGTAGGACAGGTACTTGCTTCATTGACTTCTTTGCCTTTTGTAGATTTGGATCTATATATTGAAGAACAAGAAGGCATGTCAATTTCTAAAATTATCGATCAAAAAGGTGTTATTTACTTTAGAAAGCAGGAATTTAAACACCTAGAATCGGTTTTAAAACGTAAGGAATCCATCGTTTTATCACTGGGCGGTGGTACGCCTTGCTACCATAATAATATGGCGCTTATTAATGAAAAGGAGCAAAGTGTTTCTGTTTACTTAAGAGCAAATGTTCCCTTTCTTACGGAAAGATTGTTTCCAGAAAAGTCTCACAGGCCTTTAATTGCAGGTACTGTAAATAAAGATGACCTCGCAGAATTTATTGGTAAGCATTTGCTGGAAAGATCTGCATTTTATAGCCAGGCAGATCGTGCAGTTGAAATCGAAAACAAGACCCCACAAGCGATTGCTTTGGAAATACTGGATTTAACTTAA